CCGTTCAAGCGGTATCAGGTGCAGCCCGTGTGGCGTGCTGACCGTCCGCAGAAAGGCCGTTACCGTGAGTTCTACCAATGCGACATTGATGTGATCGGTAGCGATTCGCTGCTCAACGAAGTGGAAATGGTACAGGTGGTCGATGAGGTTTTCAGCAAGCTGAATGTGCCCGTTACCGTCAAGATCAACAACCGAAAACTGTTGGCCGCCATTGCCGAGGTGATCGGTGCGCCAGATGCATTTGTAGATATTACCGTGGCACTCGATAAACTCGATAAGATAGGCGAGGAGAAGGTGTGCAACGAACTCAGGGAGCGCGGTATTTCCGATGCTTCCATCGAAAAGCTGTTGCCGCTCATGCGTTTCCAAGGGAACACGCCAGAAAAGCTGGAATTCCTGAAAACCTACCTCGGAAGCAACGAAACAGGGCAGAAGGGAATTGCGGAGGTTTCGGAAGTACTCGGAACTTCACAACAACTCATTTCAGACAGAACAGTTCTCGAACTTGACCTTACACTCGCCCGCGGACTGAACTATTACACAGGTGCCATTTTCGAAGTACGTTCCAATATTGATGGTACGCTTTCGAGCAGTATTTCGGGCGGTGGCCGTTATGACGACCTCACAGGCATCTTCGGTATGCCAGATGTTTCTGGTGTCGGAATCTCATTCGGTGCAGACAGAATTTACGATGTGCTTCAGGAAGCGAATCTGTTCCCAGAGTTCACTTCAGACAGCACCCAGGTGTTCTTCGTCAACTTCGGAGAGAAGGAAGCAGCTTACTGTCTTGGTCTGTGCAAACAACTTCGCGAAGCTGGCATCAATACGGAGCTTTATCCCGATAGCGCCAAAATGAAGAAGCAGATGACCTACGCCAACAACAATACTATTCCGTTCGTG
This Flavobacteriales bacterium DNA region includes the following protein-coding sequences:
- a CDS encoding histidine--tRNA ligase; this translates as MKLNTPKGTRDFSPAEMVRRNYIFDTVKSVFKKYGYQPIETPSFENTDTLLGKYGEEGDKLIFRVLNSGTFIKNITTDPEKTARWKRLFEEAEKGTLDVDNYFKEYLIKDLPSISDKALRYDLTVPFARFVVQHRNEITFPFKRYQVQPVWRADRPQKGRYREFYQCDIDVIGSDSLLNEVEMVQVVDEVFSKLNVPVTVKINNRKLLAAIAEVIGAPDAFVDITVALDKLDKIGEEKVCNELRERGISDASIEKLLPLMRFQGNTPEKLEFLKTYLGSNETGQKGIAEVSEVLGTSQQLISDRTVLELDLTLARGLNYYTGAIFEVRSNIDGTLSSSISGGGRYDDLTGIFGMPDVSGVGISFGADRIYDVLQEANLFPEFTSDSTQVFFVNFGEKEAAYCLGLCKQLREAGINTELYPDSAKMKKQMTYANNNTIPFVAMVGTQEMEAGKIGLKNMVTGEQRSVTVSELISIIV